A region of the Lycium barbarum isolate Lr01 chromosome 1, ASM1917538v2, whole genome shotgun sequence genome:
ACATTCGCCGAGCACAAGAAATTAGAATTTCCTTTGTGGGAATCAACTAAAAGTTTTGAAGTCCTTGGCTGTTGCAATGGCGTTCTCTTTCTTCTTTACCCTTTAAGTCCTCGATCTTGTTGCAAAATGTATTTTTGGAACCCGGCCACAAAAATAGTCAAGAATCTTATTAATTCCCCCGTTCAGCTTCCTGATTTTCGTGTCCAGGTAGTGTTTGGGTTTGGGTGGGTCCCCCGATTGGATGAATATAAGGTGGTTAGGATTTTGTATACTGAGAAAATGAATCTGACAGCCCCTCCAAAACTTCCGCCTGTTGTTGAAATTTACTCATTAAAAACAGATTCTTGGACAAAGATTGAAGTTGAACTTTCGTACTTTATTACCAGCCATATGGCAAAGGCATTTCTAGATGGATCTGCATATTGGGTTGCACGAAATGTTATTAATGAAACTGAGTATGATGACTTCATTGTATCTTTCAATATGGCTGACCATGTTTTTGAAGAAATAAAGCTGCCGAAGTCTTGCCTCGATGACGGTGCATTAACTGGGTCGTTAGCAGTCTTTCGGGATTCACTTTACCTATTTGTTCATGGCCCAGAATCACTAGATTGGTGGCATGTATGGATGATGCAAGAAGATTGTTCCAGAAAGATTTGGTTCCATCAGTTTAAAGTTGATTGCTCATTTAAAATCTGCTGGCCCTTAGGCTTTATGAAGAATGGGGAGGTTATATTCGAATCCATTGAGGGGGATCTTTCTCTTTATGACCCTAGGAATGAGCAATTTCAAGATCTTCGCTTCCAAGGGAATCCTGATATGATAGAACTGTTTGCATACAAGGAGAGCCTGGTTTTACTTGATTTAGGAACTAAATCTTGGCCTAAGGAATTTCATGATGACGGGAATGAAGAGCTTGATATCCAAACTTAGAGTCGAGAAAGGTTCGCAGGTAATGAGCCAGTGAAGTCTGTGTGAATTCTTGACTCGTTTTTCGTCTTGTTTTTGAAAGGTTTACCTGTTCATTAGCTTTCTACATGAGGGACTTGACTGTTATTACGCTCTTAGTTGATTTACATACTTATCACCCTCCTGCTCCAACCAATGTTTGGTTATGAGCACAAAAGGTGGTATCAAATAAGAAGCTTTTGAATAAGCAAGTCTTTCTGTATAGGAAGTTTTTCCATTTTCCAGCATACCTGTTATTTGCTGCTCTCTCGTGCACAACGTTAAAAGTTTTGCTGTGGTTTCCTATGCTGCAAAACATGGAACTATAGGAGCACTTTTTGCAAGATATAAGTCCAATGATTCTTGTTTCCAGCTCATTTGTTTAGAATTAGAGAAAGCCAAACTTTGGTTACCAATTATCAAATTTTTGCTTTGTGAGTTGTTTCCATATTGCACTCTTAAGTTGTGCGAACTGGTAAGCCGTTGTGCCCTTTGCTTATAAGAGAGGTTTCAAGCTTGCAAGCAACTAATAAATTTATAGAAAGTTCCTCTATTTTCTAAGAATCCCCTTTGACATGGAAAATGCTTGTGTGATGAATTAGGTCATTTAGCTTTCGTTCTTCAATAATTTGATAGTGAAGGTGTATTTGAATAATTAtattttgaagttttggaatgatCTCCACATTGATCTCTACTGAATCGGCTGCATCACGTACCAAATATCACCAGAAGAATTGTGAATCATATAAATGAAATGGGCATATCTATGACCTATTGGAAATACGAATTAGATATCAGGAGTTCAATATGTTGCTAGTAAATAACATGTTCAAATAAAAGTTGCCAAAGCCAACTTTTATCATCAAGAGGAGTTTAAGTTGGTGCAACTGAGATGTCCTCACAAAATACTTTTCTATCAGGAAACTGTTTGCGTTCCCTCCCTTTTGCCCTCCAAAAGCATTGGTGTATCTTTGTTTCTTCTGCTGTTtcctttttcatttattttctcTATCTAGTAGATTTCATGCCAATTAACCAATATGCTCTTAGTTTGCAtctaccatcatcatcatcagaggCGGAGACAGAATTTTTAGTTTATGTGTTCTGGATCACAGTCCTTTTTGCTCACCGGGTTCTGGATAGATTATTTATCCAACACAAATACATGATTTGAGCCAAAGCTACTGATGGTGTCATTTTCTTCTGTTAGTAAAATAAGCATTTCTTTAAGTCATCAGCCTTGCTTTTGGCACAGACAGCTGGTGAAAGTCAATTGCAAGGCCTTTTTCTATTTTTTGAGATGCATTTTGAATCTTCATTTTGTTTTTATCGTCCCTAAACAAAGTGTAGAAAATGAAACATGCCccgtgttataccccgtatttttatacgtcaaattattcataagttaatcgacataagttaaggacgggattattttgggatatgtaataggaacttttaattctcaattttaatgagTGCACGAGTGTTTATAAGTTTCAACTAGTAtgaaaatattagtggagattagagaTTTATTTAACTATGATTAAGTTATTAAGTGACACatattgattaattaaagttaaccaagtaaattagtgggacatgtgtcaatgtTATGGGCTACATATATATGGTCATAAGATGACTCATAATACACCATTTCATTCACAAAATTCATCCATCAAAATAGAGTTAGTGAGAGAAGCTCTCcaactagagagagagagagagagaagttcgGTCACTGTTCACGACGCCGGGACTGTTCACCCCGGAACTGTTCACGGCGGCTACTGTTCACGGCGGCTACTGTTCACGCCGGAACTGTTCACGACGGCGACTGTTCACGACACACTGTTCACGGCGTCACTAttcacggccaagaggagaaaaatccaaccccatttctagccttcccaaaaataattccttggtgttaacccactatttggaggtccctaagtagcgtggaagcattattggagcgatcaaaccatccatttttgtaaatcgcaaaccctaactttcttgtggagtaaagaacaaaggtaaaaatttctattgttttatgggatataaatgttttatgcatattgtggtatgttaatatggatgaaattggtgaaatatcgtatgttggaagtgggttgtgtgcttggggagttagccgtgtaaatgggggtgtgattgggttaatgaataaaaaaaaaatttgtagcatgtttgattgttgtagagtggagaagagaataaaaatcattaatatatgtatatgtgtgtagtgtggccgtgtatagccccaatgtttggcaaaggatgaatcaatatcgcttagtgttttagttgtcgtcgttatgaattctagtttggaaatgagagtttaatgtcccaaattgatatggtgaatattgcggactgatttggagaattttgtgaaattaatgcaatctttatatttatgagaattatatcgttatagtgtagattgttgatacaaatcatgacttgaaaatgaggaatgtggtaaaggggctgctctcggttttggggctgttttcggcccaatttggagaaattgttggatcgttggaaatattatgtgaattgtttagaatgttcttgaatgttgttagtatgggtttgggttagtatttgaatgtataggcgttgatgttggcttgaaggtaagccattaattgaatatttggaaagttgtcgaatgatgaaaaagagagtattaatgtaatattgtctttcggattggttattggagttgctaggttggttattgtggttgttgttgttgattttgagcgagttaaattctcgggatggcctatttacaggggaaatgctgccgaattttccataggatttagagttagtttggaatgaataattgcttaagtgcctatggttaatattggatattcgttggcatatttgtagaccttgaggagcccgaggcgtagattgggattaactttagatcggctagcttggagtgcgtacgaggtatgtaaagtaacctcctttctttttggcatgtcttagttttacataggctaaattagagccttaaggaaattccaaatccgaaatccgagcatgttttgattcgtatatgttctttggcactcttatgtatgatttgatgaaatatgaacccttatgtctttgaaataatcgttttccgaattttgcataaaaagggttcactttaaagaagttcgtaatttttggaATGCCATACCTTTCACAAATATGCTCGGATTACtcaaatatttttgtagaagtctatatgacatatgatatgtatgttttctataggcgggcccgactcgggtaaatacccacccgtgggtcccgcgactttcctttatgaaatttcGAAACTttggaaagaatttgttaagactattatttcgatttttcctgtgctttgattattctatgttatctgtgtcggttgcgttacttcatttccatatcgctttgaatctcttagccgtatctgacctctttttatgtttttattgagtcgagggtctctcggaaacagccatcctaccttggtaggagtaaggtctgcgtacactctaccctccccagaccccacgttgtgggatttcactgggttgttgttgttgttgttgttgttgtattatttcgattttcaaatatgatcatttttacttatgtttgaatttatgataatgattttatgcatatgactactcacgactctactcgtgcgttctgttatatctttcgccggttcccgggccggttctgttatcgtgcgcactttgatatactccgaagttatgctgtgttatggttctccgagctactcgctaatgagggtcgggttccacatatatttggtgttatgctgtgtatggcgttatgttgtgatgtgatatgtgacggggatacggagatttgaaactttctggtgttatgctgtgttatggcgccatcgacgggagggcgaccatattcttctgtaccctatgcatgacttacatgtttgaaactaaacattttgatatgattggatttgtacttatgttcggcacttctgcttcgtttatgtctcaggtttgttttctgtatattctgctttgcatactcagtacatatttcgtactgacccccctttcttcgggggggctgcgtttcatgcccgcaggtacagacgcacagtttggtgatctacccatttaggacatcctcttctgctgtttggagtgctcttctcatttcagagcacacattttggtatacatttgttcgctatgtatatatgtatttgttcaggggtacggcggggccctgtcccgtcatatgattctgtcggtctgtttagaggtctgtggacatgtttgtgggttagggtctttctgtatggatgtatgtacatgtcgtttgggcgatcccatacgccgaggcggccggtccgcatatgttgtttgggcgaccctatacgccgaggcggccggtccgcatatgtttatatattgcttggttagccctgtgtggcttttgttggtattttctgcgtgcagggtatattggatagtccgtaaaacaaaggaaactctgccgaaatttttctggaaattacctaaatctgaaataaagccttgtcggcgtaCATATATATCTgcatacggttgcgttgagatgtgtttgaacaatttgatatagtttgagacggcatatagtaattatggccgtatatgctatctgtttgtgatttgatttggataagtgtgttacgatttgatatgtttgtctgtctgggtgtccaagtagggcaccagtcgcggcccacggggctgggtcgtgacagaagtggtatcagagcggtttgtcctcggaatgtctacagaccgtgtctagtagagtcttgtttatcggtgtgttgtgcaccacatctataaacaggaggctacaggacatttaggatgttacctttctttggatcttagatcgtgcgatagagccagccgtaggaaatgaattcccttttgttactaacccttgatttcagccgaagaacggtatcgacagaagacagTGATTGATGATATGGGAAGCTACACAGTGCGCAGGTA
Encoded here:
- the LOC132629836 gene encoding F-box/kelch-repeat protein At3g23880-like, yielding MISVDPPGDEMTNILSRLPVEDLMQFRSVCKSWCNLIIDLYFVNKHMNQHSSYKESSFLIGKDLILDVAEIKECCTLYSDETFAEHKKLEFPLWESTKSFEVLGCCNGVLFLLYPLSPRSCCKMYFWNPATKIVKNLINSPVQLPDFRVQVVFGFGWVPRLDEYKVVRILYTEKMNLTAPPKLPPVVEIYSLKTDSWTKIEVELSYFITSHMAKAFLDGSAYWVARNVINETEYDDFIVSFNMADHVFEEIKLPKSCLDDGALTGSLAVFRDSLYLFVHGPESLDWWHVWMMQEDCSRKIWFHQFKVDCSFKICWPLGFMKNGEVIFESIEGDLSLYDPRNEQFQDLRFQGNPDMIELFAYKESLVLLDLGTKSWPKEFHDDGNEELDIQT